The sequence aaatagtataatattaATACTGATAAATTTATTTCAATGATTACTATTcatgttaacaaaaaaaattcttaCTCTAGTTTCACCCTTCGTTATCCTTACCACGCATACTTTTCTATTTATTTGTAATCACTAATAAACCACTAACGTAAATATAACCACTTATATAACAACCCTATCTAACTTAACAACAGTAAATAATGACTACCATTAAaacaaacaaaaggaaaaaatataaaaataacacattaaattctgttttaaaaaaaaaagttcgcACTAACCTCATCATTGATGACACCAGCTATATGGGCGATCCCATCCAAATGATAAAGTCGGTCCGGATTATCCCCCATCAGCTGAATATTCTATTGAACACTTTGTTGGAGTCGTAGGAAAAGAATTTTCTTTGGGATTTGATGGGCAGGGGTTTGAGATTATAATTCGAATGAGCTTAATTCGAACTCTATTTATAGGGAAAGAGCTTAATTCGAACTCTTTTTATAGGGAAAGGCTTTGTAATTCGAATGGGTGCAATTCGAATTACCATGGGTAGCCTAAACCGTGTGTAATTCGAAACAACCTGTTTCGAATTACTATGTGCACCAAACTGTGGGCTAGTTCAAATAGTTCGAATTAGGCTGATTCGAACTAACAGGAACTTGTGTGTGTATAGTTCGAATGATTGTGATTCGAATTACCATTAATTAAGTTGTGAATATTAGTGCACAGCATAGTGCATATTAGTGTCTTCTTATTTTTTGGATCGCTTTTAGGTTGGTCTAAACTCTAAAGTTGTGTAATTGTGGGTGTGTTTGGCAAACTCGTTTGAAGAGAAAAAGCACGTTTAAGCTTATTAAAAGTTTCAATTTTTTGTTTGGCTAACTTTTGATTTGGtaaacgcagaagtgattttgtAGTCAAAACCACGTTTACCAGAAGCAACAATTTTTAGCTTCTGCGTTTCATAATGGACTTTTAGCCATTTACACTAAACATTTATTTTTCCTTTACTAATTTTATCCTTTAGACatgttattgtattatttatgaaattcttattatttctctCTATATGAGttctcttcttctattatttattattttattttaataaataaatattaattttattataaaattaattaataaaattattcaaatatctaaattaaaataactggataatataaaaaattatttaagttgatatctattttagtaatttttcatctaaaagtgattttgaatagtgtaatccaaacaatatttattttactataatccattttgatataaagatGCCAAAACATAAATCACTTCAATACAAacttactttttatcaaaatcaagtttgcaaaatcaattttatgcaaactcctatttacaaactgtaatccaaacacacaaattATTGCTATGTAATTTCAAAAGAGCTATTTCTATAACTCCAATCAACAACCAATCAGACAACTGGTCACATATCTCCCACTGTTTGAGTTGTTTAGGATAGATGTCTAAATATCAAAACTGGTATGATTTAATGTGCATGGAACTGTGATGAACTTGTTTAATGTTGTTTATTACAAGAGCTTGTTTATTGTTGCCCTGATGTAGCCGTTTGTTGTTTTATTTGTGATTTACAATTCTGCATTTATAACCAAAGGAATTATCTTAGCTTTGTCTCATTCAAAGTTTCCCACTTCCCATCgactttttaaaaaaaacaaaaaaaaagactcAAGTCTTGCTACGGGCTTGAACATGCACTGAATTTTTAATGTACACATTAATTAAATGCAGTAAATaagcaaaagggaaaaaaattgcATTCGTTAGATTTATATTACTGTTCTAATTCAGATAAGACGTTAATCATAGGCGTCAGTTTAATGAGTGAAAATTTCATGACTTAAAGGGCCCGTTTGGATAGGTTCATAAGtgactttttttaacttttaacttatgaaaaagtgtagtattaatgtttggtacaattttcaaaacaaaattgcaactttctaaaaaactattttggtgcttaaagagaagttaaaaaaaatgacttctctcataataaaaaactttttatcacttttatcataaaataagtacttttagaactaaaaaatcaaacacaaaataacttatttataagctacttttaatataagcatttattatttaaactatttcttcaaaagtaacttaattaagttgtttacccaaACTGGGCCTTAGTCTTCTATATAATTTCAGCAACTAATCTAATATTCTgagagtcaccaaaaaaaaaaaagaaaactaatcTAATATTCTGAAATAAACCACTGTTGAACAAATGCATTCGTACTGTATTTTGCATATAAACTATTTTCTAATGCAGATAATAGAGGGTTCTCAATTCACAGAGCCAGTGCCACACAAAATGACAGAAtttcccctttacatttcatcaaacattagAGAGGGAACTCTAGATACAACTGAGTTGATAAAAAAGGTCAAGTTTAGTGTTACAACCTAAGAATATCCTTCAGGCTTCAACTCCTTGGTTTCCAACTGGCTCACCATTGGGTGTCAAACCCCGAATCTTAACATCATAGTAGACTTCTTCAACTCTTCTTAGATCATACTTCATGCCTGCCAATAGTGTAATGATATCATCCAAACATACGTAAGTAGAAATTCTTTCTGAAAACACAACATTTTGTGCAAATGAGAAATTTACTTGGTggatgaaaaaggaaataaaTTGTCTCTTCAATATAAAATGGGGAACACACACAAAGGAGTGTTAAGCTACTACTATATGTGCATATTACTCTTTGCTAGGTAAGTGAATGAACGCCAGATGTTAGTAAAGTAGGACAGGTTCGTCAATGATATTAATGTTGTTACAGTCCAGAGATCAATCTTAAAAATGATGTTTATTAGAAGTTTAGAACATTGGGAATGCAATTTGCAACGTTATCTCGGTAAAATAGtgacaacaggcaacaaaagaaataATACATGTAGGACAGGGTACAAAATATAGTAATAGCATACCATCAAACTTCTTCCGAAGAAAATCATTTCGAAGATTAAGCATTCGGAATGCAGCATGGAGATCTGTTAAGAACTTTAGGACTTTCCTCGGACAATCATAGTCTCCAGCTGTCACTTGATTCACCACATACCTTGGCTGCAAGTCAAATAATTGCAAAATTGGGTGAAGTGTACTCAATATGATGTCAAACATAACAGGTGACTTATTTATGCCCCTCTAGTCTGCATTTCTTTTTAAGGTTAAATAGAAACATCAACTATCTTAAAATTCTTCTCCATTATACACAATTAGATATGTACTATACTAAAAGTTTAGAGGAAAAAGAGTGAAAAACATCAAGAGTTCTTACCAATTCATTAGACATAAAACAAACACctgcatgaaaaataaaaaagcatatATCACTATATGCAGCAAACCCATGAAATATTGACTACAGGATCATTTATGATTGACAACGTTGGACCAAGTGGCCCAATAAAAACTTGGAGATGTCAGGTGACAAGATTTTGTTGACATCTTTACGTTGAAGAGTAAAAGGAATCATGGATCTTATTCTCAAGCACTAATGACTAGATTCGTAAACATAACATTTGTTTATCGTGCTCCTTTGTCTGAAAAGCCCTACTGTTATAACTAATACATCCATGTATTCTACCAACAATgacatttaaataattaaattaggcACTACTCACTGAAAGTTGAAAAGTAGCTCAATCAGAAATTCTTCCGAAGAAGAGCATGCAACTGAAGACTTATTTTATTAGACTTACCTATTAGGTAGTCTTCAACATCTAGACCAAACTCCGAACTATTCACTGCAAAGTTGTTAACAAGAGGAAATGAGCATAAAGTAGAAGTAAACTTGGTGCCTTGGTGGCCAAATGTCATATTACAGTTTCTACATGGATTATTCTGAATCAGTCAGAAATCGACAGCAATGGGTttaaaacatacaaaaaaaagGGACATAAAAATTATCCAATAAATGCTTAAATACAAACTGTGTATTGACTTGCAAAATTCTTTAATTTTCCTTAATATGCCATGCAGCGGTTTATTTTCCAAAAGAGAGCAACTTAAGCCCCACAGTACCCTAGTGCTAGAACATATAGGACCTCAAAAATGTATTCAAATATATATACCGACCTCACTGGCCTCaaggttttcttcttttttcttttcttttcgaaaAGGAAGACAATAATCATTGATCATCGATTGACATGTCAATAAATAAGAATACAACAATATGAAGACATACACCCAAGCTTCTCCTCAGCTTCTTTGTGCTCAAGAAGACTTCCTGTTTCGAGCCAGTGCATAAATGTAAGCAGGGAAACTACGGATTGTGTCTCACTCCTCCAGTCACCATGGTACCTATATTATAGGGTCAAATAAAAACATTGCATCAAAACATGAGATGTAACAGAACATGAGCATTTCAAAGATATATTTGGGACAAAGAGTTCATCTAAACTTGAATCACCTGTAGTACTGGCCAGGGCATCCTCCAAGAATTTCAGCAAGTTGCTTGTATTTCTCCTTTAGCACACCAATCTGAGACTTGGCCTTCTCTAAAAGCTCTATTCAAATGGTTAAAAACCAAAAATCCATAAGAAAAACGACAAAAACTTGCCACAATAGAGAATCTACAAAATACCCAAATTCAGCATGCATTTCATTGAATACTAAGCTATCTTAAACCACATCAATAAGCAAGAATAATATACCACAATTATCCACATTACACATAAAAAATTGCAACTTGCATAGTGCTTTCTATTCAACTTCCAAAACTGATAAGACAACTGCATTTTCCAGACAAAGAAACCGCAGAATGCGGCAAAAGTGCATTTAGAGAAAACCAGTGTTGCTCAATGAAATAAAAaacactttcttttcttttggtttATGGTACCGGGAGTGGGGCGAGACTGATGAACGAGAAGGAGGCTAGCGTACATGAGCCTAGTAGTGGATTCTATCTCCGAAACAACGCTCCGAATTCGCTCCCTTAGGGTTCCAGATTCCTCAAGCTGAGACCGGAAAGCATCGAACTGCTTCTCGAGCGAATGGGACAGCGGAGGCACGGAGTTGTCACCGCCGCCACCGGCCATTACGgcggaggagaaggaggaaaggGTCGAGAAAGAAGGTCGAAAGGATTGGAGTGTGAGAAACGGGGAAGTGGGTAACGAAACGAGGATGAAGGGGTTAGGGTTTAAGGAGCGAGTTATGGTGTAGTAGTAGCAGTAGCAGGCGTTTCGAAACGCTGGTtttataaattgcatggtttcgtttttttcttctttttgcgAAACTGTTGAAGGCGAACCTTTTACAAATGTTGTTATGTGGGGTCAACTATCAAGAGTTGGCAAttgcacaagaaaaataaaaatatatcaaaattataCAATTTATCTAACGTGATTTTAGTTATATATAAAATGATTATAGATAACGATCGGCCAAACAACCAAGAATAAATCGTGATGTTTAAACCACGATTAAAATGAAAACAAACATGAAAATTGTGGTTTTAAGTTCCACGATTTAGGAAGAGATAATATGCATATGAATAGCGAAAATTACATAAAAATTGGTTTTGATNNNNNNNNNNNNNNNNNNNNNNNNNNNNNNNNNNNNNNNNNNNNNNNNNNNNNNNNNNNNNNNNNNNNNNNNNNNNNNNNNNNNNNNNNNNNNNNNNNNNNNNNNNNNNNNNNNNNNNNNNNNNNNNNNNNNNNNNNNNNNNNNNNNNNNNNNNNNNNNNNNNNNNNNNNNNNNNNNNNNNNNNNNNNNNNacggtttttttttttttttagaaaattttcaAAAGCCTTTTTTTCTATACAACTCTTATAAGTTCTCAATATTACTTATCCCTAAAACGCGCTTCTCTTGGCACGTATGTTTTACGCGCCTGCTTAAcagatttttcaatcaatcaacacgtgaatatataacttcctttttcaaAAGGATTTCGTTTCCTTTTTGGAATTTCTTCTATGTTTCTTTACCTTTTCTCTTCGATATCTTTCGAGCGTTTCTCTGTGCCTTCTCCTTCGTGTTTTACCTGCGTTTATCTCTGCCTTACGTGCTTCAGATTTTTCGTTTCGTTTTGcgtttgaagataatggatgattcaacttcaaatttTCAGCTGAATCAGAGCGAAGTGAATTTTGAAACTGAATCCAATGAAGTTCCTGTGAtttagttttagttagtaattgaatctgaatttgaatCCGATTAGTAGTTTTTTGATTGTGTAGTTGAATAATATgtgaaccttgtctgtgatatttgtTGTTTGTTCTTCCTTATTTGAATTGAATCTAATGCAGTAGTTctcattagaattaaaataattttgtccaTTTTATATCAGACATTCGGGTGTAGATCAGTAATAATTGGGTGCATTTACAGTTTATTACAgtttattattttagttgaattgttttagtttctgtttaaatatagtatatttttagtgTATTTTTGCAGACCTTCTGTGCagttgatgaccagtttgtccCCAAGGTTGGGATGACTTTTAAAACCCTTGATGATGCTGCAAAATTCTACAAGGATTATTCAAAGGTTGCAGGTTTTTCTTCAAGAGTTCGGTgcacaaataagaagggaaacgaaattaagaatcaattgattacatgtactagagagggaaaatggaaatcgaAAATATCTCCGACTGAGAAGATAAATCCCTCAGCTGGTTTaaattgtcctgcaagaatttatatacacgtattgaaggatgttggtatttggatcatttcga is a genomic window of Arachis ipaensis cultivar K30076 chromosome B06, Araip1.1, whole genome shotgun sequence containing:
- the LOC107648621 gene encoding translin isoform X1; this translates as MQFIKPAFRNACYCYYYTITRSLNPNPFILVSLPTSPFLTLQSFRPSFSTLSSFSSAVMAGGGGDNSVPPLSHSLEKQFDAFRSQLEESGTLRERIRSVVSEIESTTRLMYASLLLVHQSRPTPELLEKAKSQIGVLKEKYKQLAEILGGCPGQYYRYHGDWRSETQSVVSLLTFMHWLETGSLLEHKEAEEKLGLNSSEFGLDVEDYLIGVCFMSNELPRYVVNQVTAGDYDCPRKVLKFLTDLHAAFRMLNLRNDFLRKKFDGMKYDLRRVEEVYYDVKIRGLTPNGEPVGNQGVEA
- the LOC107648621 gene encoding translin isoform X2 is translated as MQFIKPAFRNACYCYYYTITRSLNPNPFILVSLPTSPFLTLQSFRPSFSTLSSFSSAVMAGGGGDNSVPPLSHSLEKQFDAFRSQLEESGTLRERIRSVVSEIESTTRLMYASLLLVHQSRPTPELLEKAKSQIGVLKEKYKQLAEILGGCPGQYYRYHGDWRSETQSVVSLLTFMHWLETGSLLEHKEAEEKLGCVCFMSNELPRYVVNQVTAGDYDCPRKVLKFLTDLHAAFRMLNLRNDFLRKKFDGMKYDLRRVEEVYYDVKIRGLTPNGEPVGNQGVEA